The following proteins come from a genomic window of bacterium:
- a CDS encoding efflux RND transporter periplasmic adaptor subunit, whose amino-acid sequence MSRRFALGVAALAAFLAAAGCSSREGVEKAKGALAGKPAVSVDVANAVAGDVNEGIEVTGTLSPKYQAEMKSEYGGVVAKVYVSDWAKVRKGDPLLKVDTREGEVLLLKAKAALEIAKAGQLEAEAAVARADREFDRAVKLQESGLLTRQGMDDARTLREAAAARIAAARAQVAAAGEDVAQATTRLSKAVIRSPFDGTVAERMVSAGDLVGEMQKVVFRLVDNRLLELTMSVPSTEMASLRVGQPVRFSTDAFPGREFVGTVAHINPAVSPADRSVRVIAEVPNVPEVLKGGLFVKGRIATGRREGVVLVPRTALLSWNVAARKGEVFVVDNNVARRRGVATGAVEGDRVEIPAGLRSGETVVTRGAFLLSDGDAVKIAAPGK is encoded by the coding sequence ATGAGCCGGAGGTTCGCCCTCGGGGTCGCTGCGCTCGCCGCGTTTCTCGCGGCGGCCGGCTGCTCTTCGAGGGAGGGGGTTGAGAAGGCGAAGGGCGCCTTGGCGGGGAAGCCCGCCGTCTCCGTGGACGTCGCGAACGCCGTTGCGGGCGACGTCAACGAGGGGATCGAGGTCACCGGGACCCTGTCCCCGAAGTATCAGGCCGAGATGAAGTCGGAGTACGGCGGTGTGGTGGCGAAGGTCTACGTGAGCGACTGGGCGAAGGTGCGCAAGGGCGATCCCCTGCTCAAGGTGGACACGAGGGAAGGGGAGGTCCTCCTCCTGAAGGCGAAGGCGGCGCTCGAGATCGCGAAGGCCGGGCAGCTTGAGGCCGAGGCGGCCGTCGCGCGCGCCGACCGGGAGTTCGACCGGGCGGTCAAGCTGCAGGAGTCCGGGCTTCTCACGCGGCAGGGGATGGACGACGCGCGGACGCTAAGGGAGGCAGCCGCCGCGCGGATCGCGGCGGCCAGGGCCCAGGTGGCGGCCGCGGGGGAGGACGTCGCCCAGGCGACGACGCGCCTTTCCAAGGCGGTGATCCGCTCCCCCTTCGACGGGACGGTGGCGGAGCGGATGGTGAGCGCGGGGGACCTCGTGGGCGAGATGCAGAAGGTGGTCTTCCGCCTCGTGGACAACCGGCTCCTCGAGCTCACCATGAGCGTGCCCTCCACGGAGATGGCCTCCCTGCGCGTGGGGCAGCCGGTGCGGTTTTCCACCGACGCGTTCCCCGGCAGGGAGTTCGTCGGAACGGTCGCCCACATCAACCCGGCGGTCAGCCCCGCCGACCGCTCGGTTCGCGTGATCGCCGAGGTGCCCAACGTTCCGGAGGTCCTCAAGGGAGGATTGTTCGTGAAGGGGAGGATCGCGACGGGCCGCCGCGAGGGGGTCGTCCTGGTCCCGCGGACGGCGCTTCTGTCGTGGAACGTGGCCGCCCGGAAGGGGGAAGTCTTCGTCGTCGACAACAACGTCGCGCGCCGCCGGGGGGTGGCGACGGGAGCGGTCGAGGGGGACCGCGTCGAGATCCCCGCGGGTCTGCGTTCCGGCGAGACGGTGGTCACCCGCGGCGCGTTCCTCCTTTCGGACGGAGACGCGGTGAAGATCGCCGCACCGGGGAAGTAG
- a CDS encoding thioesterase family protein → LMEWACIEAMAPHMEPGEGSVGTLVNVTHTAATPPGMTVTVRVRCIGVEGRRSVWDIEAKDDVEIIGRGTHERFAVDFAKFNARVAKKAAGA, encoded by the coding sequence CTCATGGAGTGGGCGTGCATCGAGGCGATGGCGCCGCACATGGAGCCGGGGGAGGGGAGCGTCGGGACGCTCGTCAACGTCACCCACACCGCGGCGACCCCTCCCGGAATGACCGTCACGGTCCGCGTCCGGTGCATCGGGGTGGAAGGGCGACGGTCGGTGTGGGACATCGAGGCGAAGGACGACGTCGAGATCATCGGCAGGGGGACCCACGAGCGGTTCGCCGTCGACTTCGCGAAGTTCAACGCCCGCGTGGCGAAGAAGGCCGCCGGGGCTTAG
- a CDS encoding TetR/AcrR family transcriptional regulator, whose product MANRERRKSEAGGEVRERLLSGATRLFASKGYAATTVREIVERAGVTKPVLYYYFRNKEGIYLDLMREPFGKFTAIVEETLLEAGSARERLFRLCLRAYDIFIENIDAARVMYSIYYGPPQGAPFVDFDAYHHRFQEAVLQVVREGVRDGEFRRVNLDDAVLAVIGPLNVAMEVELCHPPQSIGRDGVRRVLELVLEGIATVRNTGGENGRKR is encoded by the coding sequence ATGGCGAACAGAGAGCGCAGGAAGTCCGAGGCGGGCGGCGAGGTGCGGGAGCGCCTCCTCTCCGGGGCGACCCGTCTGTTCGCCTCGAAAGGATACGCCGCAACGACCGTCCGCGAGATCGTCGAGCGGGCGGGCGTGACGAAGCCGGTCCTGTACTACTACTTCCGCAACAAGGAGGGGATCTACCTCGACCTGATGCGGGAGCCGTTCGGTAAGTTTACCGCCATCGTCGAGGAGACGCTCCTTGAGGCGGGCTCGGCGAGGGAGCGGCTGTTCCGGCTCTGCCTCCGTGCGTACGACATTTTCATCGAGAACATCGACGCCGCGAGGGTGATGTACTCCATCTACTACGGGCCCCCGCAGGGCGCGCCGTTCGTCGACTTCGACGCGTACCACCACCGCTTCCAGGAGGCAGTGCTCCAGGTCGTCCGGGAAGGGGTCCGGGACGGCGAGTTCCGGCGGGTGAACCTGGACGATGCGGTGCTGGCCGTCATCGGGCCGCTAAACGTGGCGATGGAGGTGGAGCTGTGCCACCCGCCGCAGAGCATAGGGCGGGACGGCGTCCGGCGCGTCCTCGAGCTCGTGCTCGAAGGGATCGCGACGGTCAGGAACACCGGCGGAGAAAACGGGAGGAAGCGATGA